The following are encoded together in the Panicum virgatum strain AP13 chromosome 6K, P.virgatum_v5, whole genome shotgun sequence genome:
- the LOC120711063 gene encoding uncharacterized protein LOC120711063, producing the protein MRLGYIQRKQSLASHPRQHSSSMDDAMQYYLFLNHQASKLVQLKALHITAPTPPDSGRQASKETNAMNSTLPSISFQSPCFKLQSAPRLRLRPPRRQETGGAHTRKPGLPLKPVYAALGPDRNGGLNNPDRRGATLPSSPLSDVVQEFYSSLNEKNSKRLDKLIAPDCVIEDTAYYKPLDVKYTHIYFKRLMESMGKNVKFAIDEVCQGAEHTAAVMWHLEWNGYTIPFTKGCSFYICSENGEVLLTRKVHIFDESPLKPGKWALEILNIVTNLLNMFPKIAEGFLKDPEAVVQPFVKLYKFYVEPFILPFLAYYTHFWTFVARGLTVVLHILYNLIKRLI; encoded by the exons ATGCGGTTGGGTTACATCCAAAGAAAGCAATCCCTTGCTTCACATCCTAGGCAACACAGCAGCAGCATGGATGATGCAATGCAGTATTACCTATTCTTAAACCACCAAGCAAGCAAACTCGTCCAGCTGAAAGCTCTACACATCACGGCTCCCACCCCTCCAGATTCAGGCAGGCAAGCAAGCAAGGAAACCAACGCCATGAACTCCACCTTGCCATCTATCTCCTTCCAATCCCCCTGTTTCAAGCTTCAATCAGCTCCTCGATTGCGCCTCCGGCCTCCTCGACGACAGGAGACAGGAGGCGCTCACACAAGGAAACCAGGACTTCCCCTTAAGCCTGTATACGCAGCACTCGGACCAGACAGAAATGGCGGACTCAACAACCCCGACCGCAGAGGTGCCACCTTACCATCTTCACCCCTGTCAGATGTCGTCCAGGAGTTCTACTCCTCCCTCAATGAGAAGAACAGCAAAAGGCTGGATAAGTTGATTGCCCCTGATTGCGTCATCGAGGATACCGCATATTATAAGCCACTGGATGTCAAG TACACCCATATCTACTTCAAAAGACTGATGGAATCCATGGGAAAGAATGTCAAATTTGCCATCGATGAGGTTTGTCAAGGTGCAGAGCACACCGCCGCAGTAATGTGGCACCTTG AATGGAATGGATACACCATCCCCTTTACCAAGGGCTGCAGCTTCTACATATGTTCAGAAAATGGAGAGGTGCTTCTTACCAG GAAAGTTCATATCTTTGATGAGTCACCACTGAAACCAGGAAAATGGGCATTG GAAATACTCAACATTGTCACCAACTTACTCAACATGTTCCCAAAAATAGCTGAAG GTTTCCTCAAGGATCCAGAAGCAGTAGTTCAACCTTTTGTAAAGCTCTACAAGTTTTATGTGGAGCCTTTTATCCTCCCATTTCTAGCATACTATACCCACTTCTGGACATTTGTGGCTCGAGGATTGACTGTGGTGCTCCATATCTTGTATAACTTAATTAAACGGCTCATATAA